A window of the Eleutherodactylus coqui strain aEleCoq1 chromosome 8, aEleCoq1.hap1, whole genome shotgun sequence genome harbors these coding sequences:
- the LOC136576186 gene encoding acyl-CoA-binding protein-like isoform X2, whose translation MSKADFHKAKDVFKHLKCPLTNELKVTVYALYKQGELGDVNLDRKDFKDLLDELKFEKWRELKGTPQSEAREKYINLVEELKLKDCKP comes from the exons GCTGATTTTCATAAGGCAAAAGACGTTTTCAAGCACTTAAAATGCCCCCTGACCAATGAACTAAAGGTTACAGTCTACGCCTTGTACAAGCAAGGGGAACTCGGGGATGTGAACCTAG ACCGGAAGGACTTCAAGGACTTACTTGATGAATTGAAGTTTGAGAAGTGGCGCGAGCTGAAGG GCACCCCCCAGAGCGAGGCTCGGGAGAAGTACATCAATCTGGTGGAGGAGCTAAAGTTAAAAGACTGCAAACCATGA
- the LOC136576186 gene encoding acyl-CoA-binding protein-like isoform X1 translates to MSKADFHKAKDVFKHLKCPLTNELKVTVYALYKQGELGDVNLDRKDFKDLLDELKFEKWRELKGTPQSEAREKYINLVEELKLKDCKP, encoded by the exons ATGTCAAAG GCTGATTTTCATAAGGCAAAAGACGTTTTCAAGCACTTAAAATGCCCCCTGACCAATGAACTAAAGGTTACAGTCTACGCCTTGTACAAGCAAGGGGAACTCGGGGATGTGAACCTAG ACCGGAAGGACTTCAAGGACTTACTTGATGAATTGAAGTTTGAGAAGTGGCGCGAGCTGAAGG GCACCCCCCAGAGCGAGGCTCGGGAGAAGTACATCAATCTGGTGGAGGAGCTAAAGTTAAAAGACTGCAAACCATGA